The Deinococcus wulumuqiensis R12 genome has a window encoding:
- a CDS encoding butyrate kinase, translated as MIAHVINPGISGVKLACAVIEPGQNPAFPSQLRVTLTREELPLETAPDELGLEALTQRILEQTAAWPAPDAVVGRGGLMGRVPAGTYHVTPELAHYVLDNVCGSPPADDPSPGLGAPLALRVAQARGVPAYIVDPQSVDELLPEAHMTGVPGVRREARFHALNARAVARRAAYEVGKQFREARVVVAHLGATTSVTAFDQGRAIDTTGTAPDGGPMGARQSGPLPTRAVLRLLQTHTEPELLRLLTRGSGFFALTGTADLSEIERRQEQGEDPVAQTAIAAFVHQVCKAIGEQTAALPGRPDAVALTGGIARWDAVVDRIERRLAWIAPFVVLPGELELEALAEGAGRVLLGLEGVREWTPEGVTLRPPTPLVQAPGSGEES; from the coding sequence ATGATCGCGCACGTCATCAACCCGGGGATCAGTGGCGTCAAGCTCGCCTGTGCGGTGATCGAGCCGGGCCAGAATCCGGCATTTCCCAGCCAGTTGCGGGTGACCCTGACCCGTGAAGAACTGCCGCTGGAGACGGCGCCCGACGAACTCGGTCTGGAGGCCCTGACGCAGCGCATCCTGGAGCAGACCGCCGCCTGGCCTGCGCCCGACGCGGTGGTGGGGCGCGGCGGGCTGATGGGCCGGGTGCCTGCCGGGACCTATCACGTCACCCCCGAACTCGCGCACTACGTTCTCGACAACGTCTGCGGCTCGCCGCCCGCCGACGACCCCAGCCCCGGCCTGGGAGCGCCGCTCGCGCTGCGGGTGGCCCAGGCGCGGGGCGTGCCCGCCTACATCGTGGACCCGCAGAGTGTGGACGAACTCTTGCCCGAGGCCCACATGACCGGGGTGCCCGGCGTGCGCCGCGAGGCCCGCTTTCACGCGCTTAACGCCCGTGCGGTGGCCCGCCGCGCCGCCTACGAGGTCGGTAAACAGTTTCGTGAGGCCCGGGTGGTGGTCGCGCACCTCGGGGCCACCACCAGCGTCACGGCGTTCGATCAGGGCCGCGCCATCGACACCACCGGCACCGCCCCCGACGGCGGCCCGATGGGAGCGCGGCAAAGTGGGCCGCTGCCCACCCGCGCCGTCCTGCGGCTGCTCCAGACACACACCGAGCCGGAGTTGCTGCGGCTGCTCACGCGCGGCAGCGGCTTTTTCGCCCTGACCGGAACCGCCGACCTCAGCGAAATCGAGCGCCGCCAGGAACAGGGGGAGGACCCCGTGGCGCAGACTGCCATCGCCGCCTTCGTTCACCAGGTCTGCAAGGCCATCGGGGAACAGACGGCGGCGCTGCCGGGGCGCCCGGACGCGGTGGCGCTGACCGGCGGCATCGCCCGCTGGGACGCGGTGGTGGACCGCATCGAGCGCCGCCTGGCCTGGATCGCGCCCTTTGTCGTGCTGCCGGGCGAACTCGAACTCGAGGCGCTGGCCGAAGGCGCGGGGCGGGTGCTGCTGGGCCTGGAAGGGGTACGCGAATGGACCCCGGAAGGTGTGACCCTGCGGCCCCCCACGCCGCTGGTGCAGGCGCCGGGCAGCGGAGAGGAGAGCTGA
- a CDS encoding PIN/TRAM domain-containing protein, producing MMFFRLALMVLGLVLGYSGGQILALSGSPETAVINTVSLMLAGTLSALLLAPRAEKVARRWAERFRAWYERLAPTTVAAATFGLIVALLLSVLLTNLLRGLPFYSWLLSVGATALLAAFFMTYAVRNADAFGALAFAQVRRKPGGKILDSNVIIDGRIVALTQAGFLDGDLIVPAFILRELQTLSDNADANKRTRGKRGLGVLEELRALRPLRIEDWDDPHLPTTDDKLIRLARETGAKLLTNDTNLAKVAKLHGLDVLSIHEAAVALRPQLQAGDTLAVTISKGGQQQGQGVGYLEDGTMVVVEDGLKLRGKPARVVVVNNMQTNVGRMIFAKLDREQP from the coding sequence ATGATGTTCTTTCGTCTTGCCCTGATGGTACTGGGGCTGGTTCTGGGATACAGCGGCGGGCAGATTCTGGCACTGAGCGGTTCGCCCGAAACCGCCGTCATCAACACCGTCAGCCTGATGCTGGCCGGGACCCTGTCGGCGCTGCTGCTGGCCCCCCGCGCCGAAAAGGTGGCGCGGCGCTGGGCGGAACGCTTCCGGGCGTGGTACGAGCGCCTGGCCCCGACCACCGTGGCGGCGGCCACCTTCGGCCTGATCGTGGCGCTGCTGCTCAGCGTGCTGCTCACCAATCTGCTGCGCGGCCTGCCGTTCTACTCCTGGCTGCTGAGCGTGGGCGCCACCGCGCTTCTGGCGGCCTTTTTCATGACCTACGCGGTGCGCAACGCCGACGCGTTCGGTGCGCTCGCTTTTGCGCAGGTGCGGCGCAAGCCCGGCGGCAAGATTCTGGATTCCAACGTGATTATCGATGGCCGCATCGTGGCCCTGACGCAGGCGGGGTTTCTGGACGGCGACCTGATCGTGCCCGCGTTCATTCTGCGTGAGTTGCAGACGCTGTCGGACAATGCGGACGCCAACAAACGCACCCGGGGCAAACGGGGGCTGGGCGTGCTGGAGGAACTGCGTGCGCTGCGGCCCCTGCGCATCGAGGACTGGGACGACCCCCACCTGCCCACCACCGACGACAAGCTGATCCGGCTGGCCCGCGAAACCGGCGCCAAGCTGCTGACCAACGACACCAACCTCGCCAAGGTCGCCAAGCTGCACGGTCTGGACGTCCTGAGCATCCACGAGGCGGCGGTGGCGCTGCGCCCGCAGCTTCAGGCGGGCGATACCCTGGCCGTCACCATCAGCAAGGGCGGGCAGCAGCAGGGGCAGGGCGTGGGCTACCTCGAAGACGGCACGATGGTGGTCGTGGAAGACGGACTGAAACTGCGTGGCAAGCCCGCCCGCGTGGTGGTCGTGAACAACATGCAGACCAACGTGGGCCGGATGATCTTCGCCAAGCTCGACCGCGAGCAGCCCTGA
- a CDS encoding Hsp20/alpha crystallin family protein, which translates to MMRFDPFREIEELTQRMDRALASGGTQTTRFAPPVDVHEDEQGLEVTLDIPGVRPEDIYIEAENQTLTVQAERRYNRIDSRTAHRVERAYGTFTRTFSVPAKYDLTKVEADFDHGTLSLRVPRSEAAQKRSISVRSGGQLAQPKTVEAAQPETEKTEKNVTE; encoded by the coding sequence ATGATGCGATTTGATCCTTTCCGTGAAATCGAAGAACTGACCCAGCGCATGGACCGCGCTCTCGCGTCCGGCGGCACCCAGACCACCCGCTTCGCCCCGCCGGTGGATGTCCACGAGGACGAGCAGGGCCTCGAAGTCACCCTCGACATCCCCGGCGTCCGGCCCGAGGACATTTACATCGAGGCCGAGAACCAGACGCTGACCGTGCAGGCCGAGCGCCGCTACAACCGCATCGACAGCCGCACCGCCCACCGCGTCGAACGGGCCTACGGCACCTTTACCCGCACCTTCAGCGTGCCCGCCAAGTACGACCTGACCAAGGTCGAGGCCGACTTCGACCACGGCACCCTGTCTCTGCGCGTGCCCCGCAGCGAGGCCGCCCAGAAGCGTTCCATCAGCGTGCGCAGCGGCGGGCAGCTCGCGCAGCCCAAAACCGTCGAGGCCGCGCAGCCGGAAACGGAAAAGACGGAAAAGAACGTCACCGAATAG
- a CDS encoding ATP-dependent Clp protease ATP-binding subunit, whose translation MTNRFDDRARLVFHYAREEGNRLGHAMVGPEHLLLGLMREGGGAAQILGEFGATLDSLRRKVEDIIGRGEGSRLNDAPSITPRARRVMELSGAEARALGSQTTSTQHILLGIIREGDGVAFRILQDLTKDVETIRWRILAEDSGGEGKGSKPVPTPFLDEYGRDLTKWAREGKLDPVIGRSEEIRRVTQILTRRTKNNPVLIGDPGVGKTAIVEGLALAIHEQRTPPSLHGVRLISLDLSGVVAGTKYRGEFEERLRQIIEELRTAKVMAFIDELHTLVGAGGAEGTLDAANILKPALSRGEIQVIGATTTGEYHRYIEKDAALERRFQPVIVLEPSPAETLQILRGLKPRYEEHHGVQIPDSALELAVRIGERSLPGRNFPDKAIDLIDEAASRVRLNMSVGLPVGETESGEPMVTREDMESVINSMGGIYSEETGAALVDLEEQLGEQVYGQAEAVRALTSAMRRARVGLGGRARVSASFLFVGPSGVGKTHLAKALARTLFGSERALIRVDMSEFQEGHSISKLIGSPPGYVGFEQGGRLTEAVRRQPFSVILLDEIEKAHPDIYNTFLQVLDDGRLTDGQGRTVDFRRTVIIMTSNTGFNVNPTVGFSPVTPDSNAPLRNIFTPEFLDRLDDVIRFKSLGEEELVRVAQQLLGEMREELASRELNVTFDPAIAAWVVGKLRARSPKHAVGSSRQLRTLLREELEDPLALYLVEQGARDLRVVLGEDSIEFEQTERSAPPQILA comes from the coding sequence ATGACCAATCGATTTGATGACCGCGCCCGGCTCGTTTTCCATTACGCCCGCGAGGAGGGCAACCGTCTCGGGCACGCGATGGTCGGGCCTGAGCACCTGCTGCTGGGGCTGATGCGCGAGGGCGGCGGCGCCGCGCAGATTCTCGGCGAGTTCGGCGCCACCCTCGACTCGCTGCGCCGCAAGGTCGAAGACATCATCGGCCGGGGCGAAGGCAGCCGCCTGAACGACGCCCCGAGCATCACGCCCCGCGCCCGCCGGGTGATGGAACTTTCGGGCGCCGAGGCCCGCGCCCTGGGGTCGCAGACCACCTCCACCCAGCACATCCTGCTCGGCATCATCCGGGAAGGCGACGGGGTGGCCTTCCGCATCCTGCAGGACCTCACCAAGGACGTGGAAACGATTCGCTGGCGCATTCTGGCCGAGGACAGCGGCGGCGAAGGCAAGGGAAGCAAGCCCGTCCCCACGCCTTTTCTCGACGAATATGGCCGCGACCTGACCAAATGGGCGCGTGAAGGCAAGCTCGACCCGGTGATCGGGCGCAGCGAGGAAATCCGGCGCGTGACCCAGATCCTGACCCGGCGCACCAAGAACAACCCGGTGCTGATCGGTGACCCCGGCGTGGGCAAAACCGCCATCGTGGAAGGGCTGGCACTCGCCATTCACGAGCAGCGCACGCCCCCGTCGCTGCACGGCGTGCGCCTGATCAGCCTCGACCTGAGCGGCGTGGTCGCGGGCACCAAGTACCGGGGCGAGTTCGAGGAGCGCCTGCGGCAGATCATCGAGGAGCTGCGCACCGCCAAGGTCATGGCCTTTATCGACGAGCTGCACACCCTGGTCGGCGCGGGCGGCGCGGAAGGCACGCTCGACGCGGCGAACATCCTCAAACCGGCGCTGTCACGCGGTGAGATTCAGGTCATCGGCGCGACCACCACCGGCGAGTACCACCGTTACATCGAAAAAGACGCCGCGCTCGAACGGCGCTTTCAGCCGGTCATCGTGCTCGAACCCAGCCCCGCCGAAACGCTGCAAATCCTGCGCGGCCTCAAGCCCAGGTACGAGGAGCACCACGGCGTGCAGATTCCCGACTCGGCGCTCGAACTCGCCGTTCGCATCGGGGAGCGCAGCCTGCCGGGGCGCAACTTCCCGGACAAGGCCATCGACCTGATCGACGAGGCCGCCAGCCGCGTTCGCCTGAACATGAGTGTCGGCCTGCCGGTGGGCGAAACCGAGAGCGGCGAGCCGATGGTGACGCGAGAAGACATGGAAAGCGTCATCAATTCCATGGGCGGCATCTACTCCGAGGAAACCGGCGCGGCACTCGTGGACCTGGAGGAGCAGCTCGGCGAGCAGGTGTACGGTCAGGCCGAAGCGGTCCGGGCGCTGACGAGTGCGATGCGCCGCGCCCGCGTGGGTCTGGGCGGACGCGCCCGCGTGTCGGCCAGCTTCCTGTTCGTGGGGCCGAGCGGCGTGGGCAAGACCCACCTCGCCAAGGCGCTGGCCCGCACCCTGTTTGGCAGTGAACGGGCGCTCATCCGGGTGGACATGTCCGAGTTTCAGGAAGGCCACTCGATTTCCAAGCTCATCGGGTCGCCTCCCGGCTACGTCGGCTTCGAGCAGGGGGGCAGGCTCACCGAGGCCGTGCGCCGTCAGCCCTTTTCCGTCATCCTGCTCGACGAAATCGAGAAGGCGCACCCCGACATCTACAACACCTTCCTGCAGGTGCTCGACGACGGGCGCCTCACCGACGGACAGGGGCGCACGGTGGATTTCCGCCGCACCGTCATCATCATGACCAGCAACACCGGCTTCAACGTCAACCCCACGGTGGGCTTCTCGCCCGTGACGCCCGACTCCAACGCGCCGCTGCGCAACATCTTTACGCCCGAATTTCTCGACCGCCTCGACGACGTGATTCGCTTCAAGTCGCTGGGCGAGGAAGAACTGGTGCGGGTCGCGCAGCAACTGCTGGGCGAGATGCGCGAAGAACTCGCCAGCCGCGAACTGAACGTGACCTTCGACCCGGCCATCGCCGCGTGGGTGGTGGGCAAGCTCAGGGCACGTTCGCCCAAGCACGCGGTGGGCAGTTCACGGCAACTGCGCACGCTGCTGCGCGAGGAACTCGAAGACCCGCTGGCGCTCTACCTCGTGGAACAGGGCGCACGGGACCTGCGGGTGGTGCTGGGTGAAGACAGCATCGAGTTCGAGCAGACCGAGCGCTCGGCCCCGCCTCAGATTCTGGCCTGA
- a CDS encoding aspartate carbamoyltransferase catalytic subunit, with product MTGPRPKHLLDFQGWTPERLHAVLDNADTMLQVLDRPVKKVPALQGLTVCNAFFENSTRTRTSFELAARRMSADVLTFAAGNSSVSKGESLRDTLEVLTAYKVDAYIVRHHASGAAHLVAKYSGKPVINAGDGRRAHPTQALLDAYTIRQEYGELVGKKVAIIGDIRHSRVARSNAELLPKLGAEVVLCGPATLLPRDLAALPGVRLTTDPREAVRGAHAVMALRLQQERMNGGYLASMQEYADTYQVNEGLMQEAESGAIVLHPGPMNRDLEISSEAADGPRSRILNQVENGQAVRMSVLYHLLVGRE from the coding sequence ATGACCGGCCCCCGTCCCAAACACCTGCTCGACTTTCAGGGCTGGACGCCCGAGCGCCTGCACGCCGTTCTCGACAACGCCGACACCATGCTTCAGGTGCTTGACCGCCCGGTGAAGAAGGTTCCGGCGCTGCAAGGGCTGACCGTCTGCAACGCTTTTTTCGAGAACTCCACCCGCACCCGCACGAGTTTTGAACTCGCCGCCCGCCGCATGAGCGCCGACGTGCTCACCTTCGCCGCCGGAAACAGCAGCGTCAGCAAGGGCGAGTCCTTACGCGACACGCTGGAGGTGCTGACCGCCTACAAGGTGGACGCCTACATCGTCCGGCACCACGCTTCGGGCGCAGCGCATCTGGTCGCCAAGTACAGCGGTAAACCCGTCATCAACGCGGGCGACGGGCGGCGGGCACACCCCACCCAGGCGCTGCTCGACGCCTACACCATTCGGCAGGAATACGGCGAACTCGTTGGCAAGAAAGTCGCCATCATCGGAGATATCCGCCACTCGCGGGTGGCCCGCTCCAACGCCGAACTGTTGCCCAAGCTGGGCGCGGAAGTCGTACTGTGCGGCCCGGCGACCCTGCTGCCGCGTGACCTCGCCGCGCTGCCGGGCGTGCGCCTGACCACCGACCCCCGCGAGGCCGTGCGCGGCGCACACGCGGTCATGGCGCTGAGACTCCAGCAGGAGCGCATGAACGGCGGTTATCTGGCGAGTATGCAGGAGTACGCCGACACCTATCAGGTCAACGAAGGGCTGATGCAGGAGGCCGAGAGCGGGGCCATCGTGCTGCACCCCGGCCCCATGAACCGCGACCTGGAAATCAGCTCCGAGGCGGCAGACGGGCCGCGCAGCCGGATTCTGAACCAGGTGGAAAACGGGCAGGCCGTGCGGATGAGCGTGCTGTACCACCTGCTGGTCGGGCGGGAGTAA
- the murA gene encoding UDP-N-acetylglucosamine 1-carboxyvinyltransferase, producing MQLTPLHVTGGRQLSGEIAVQHSKNAALPIIVATLLSSEPVTLHGVPRLSDVYTILELMHHLGTRHAWVGPNSLTLHTPEILNTDAPYALVSKMRASFIVLGAILARAGTATVSMPGGCAWGPRPVDQHVKALRALGAEVTEDGGNFFARREGSLSGSFVFELLTVGGTHNAILAAALGEGTVILENASIDTDVVDVIEFLNVLGARIEGAGTNTITIHGVKALRGGEYTVIPDRIEAGTFMMLAAATRSQLTLTNVRPDHLRAVTSKLAEMGVDILEDGNRMIVDARDRELKPVNVTTQSYPGFPTDLQPQMSALLATVPGTSVIQDPVYPDRLTHVAELHRMGATITVSGYTQVIQGGTLHAAPVKAADLRAGAALFIAGLTCEGETVIDGVQYLNRGYERLAERLRGIGAQVTQTESVLAADD from the coding sequence ATGCAACTGACTCCACTCCACGTCACCGGAGGCCGCCAACTGAGCGGCGAAATCGCTGTTCAGCACAGCAAGAACGCGGCCTTGCCCATCATCGTCGCCACGCTGCTTTCCAGTGAGCCGGTCACGCTGCATGGCGTTCCGCGCCTTTCGGACGTGTACACGATTCTGGAACTGATGCATCACCTCGGGACCCGGCATGCCTGGGTCGGCCCCAACAGCCTGACCCTGCACACCCCCGAGATCCTGAACACGGACGCGCCCTACGCGCTGGTCAGCAAGATGCGGGCGAGCTTCATCGTGCTCGGGGCCATCCTGGCCCGTGCCGGGACCGCCACCGTAAGCATGCCCGGCGGCTGCGCCTGGGGACCGCGCCCGGTCGATCAGCATGTCAAGGCGCTGCGGGCGCTGGGCGCTGAAGTCACCGAGGACGGCGGCAACTTCTTCGCGCGGCGCGAGGGCAGCCTGAGCGGCAGCTTCGTGTTCGAGCTGCTGACGGTGGGCGGCACCCACAACGCGATTCTGGCGGCGGCGCTGGGTGAGGGCACCGTGATCCTGGAAAACGCCTCTATCGACACCGACGTGGTGGACGTGATCGAGTTCCTCAATGTCCTCGGCGCACGAATCGAGGGCGCGGGCACCAACACGATCACCATCCACGGCGTGAAGGCCCTGCGCGGCGGCGAGTACACCGTGATTCCCGACCGCATCGAAGCAGGCACCTTCATGATGCTGGCCGCCGCCACCCGCTCGCAGCTCACGCTGACCAACGTGCGCCCCGACCACCTGCGGGCCGTGACGAGCAAGCTCGCCGAGATGGGCGTGGACATTCTGGAAGACGGCAACCGGATGATCGTCGATGCCCGCGACCGTGAACTGAAGCCGGTCAACGTGACCACCCAGAGCTACCCCGGCTTTCCCACCGACCTGCAACCGCAGATGAGTGCGCTGCTCGCCACGGTTCCCGGCACCAGCGTGATTCAGGACCCGGTGTACCCCGACCGCCTGACGCATGTGGCCGAGCTGCACCGCATGGGGGCCACCATCACCGTCAGCGGCTACACCCAGGTCATTCAGGGCGGCACTCTGCACGCGGCCCCGGTCAAGGCCGCCGACCTGCGGGCGGGCGCCGCCCTGTTCATCGCCGGGCTGACCTGCGAGGGAGAAACCGTCATCGACGGCGTGCAGTACCTCAACCGGGGCTACGAGCGCCTCGCCGAGCGGCTGCGCGGCATCGGTGCCCAGGTGACGCAGACCGAGTCGGTGCTCGCCGCCGACGACTGA
- the pyrR gene encoding bifunctional pyr operon transcriptional regulator/uracil phosphoribosyltransferase PyrR, producing MSIPKAIILSSDEMRRALTRIAHEIVERNRGAENLAIIGVHTRGIPLAERLAAKLSELEGVEVPQGRLDITLYRDDLSEVARQPIIRETQVPFDLAHRRVILVDDVLFTGRTVRSALDALIDLGRPEGIQLAVLIDRGHRELPIRADYVGKNLPTAKHEIVKVKLQETDGIDIVELYEMEYLR from the coding sequence ATGAGCATCCCCAAGGCGATCATCCTCAGCAGCGACGAGATGCGCCGCGCCCTGACCCGGATTGCCCACGAAATCGTGGAGCGCAACCGGGGGGCCGAGAACCTCGCCATCATCGGGGTGCATACCCGGGGCATCCCCCTTGCCGAGCGCCTCGCCGCCAAGCTCAGCGAGTTGGAGGGGGTGGAGGTGCCGCAGGGCCGCCTGGACATCACCCTCTACCGCGACGACCTGTCGGAAGTGGCGCGGCAGCCCATCATCCGCGAAACGCAGGTGCCGTTCGACCTCGCGCACCGCCGCGTGATTCTGGTGGACGACGTGCTGTTCACCGGGCGCACGGTCCGCTCGGCGCTCGACGCCCTGATCGACCTGGGCCGGCCCGAGGGCATCCAACTGGCGGTGCTGATTGACCGGGGCCACCGCGAACTGCCCATCCGTGCCGACTACGTGGGCAAGAACCTGCCCACCGCCAAGCACGAAATCGTCAAGGTCAAGTTGCAGGAAACCGACGGCATCGACATCGTGGAACTGTACGAGATGGAGTACCTGCGATGA
- a CDS encoding metallophosphoesterase: MRVFAIADLHLSTAQPKPMTVFGPGWAGHPQAIWDHWREQVRPEDVVLLPGDLSWAMRLDGALSDLRLLSDLPGTKVLLRGNHDYWWPTASKLRAALPPDQVAVVNDAVRLGNVVIGGSRGWLTPGHEPLGAEDERLLAREAERLSLSVGAAERLRQPGDHFILMLHYPPASPPYPANPLTKVVTAARPDVVVYGHLHGVAPERAMKHVGGIPAHLVAADGLRFRPKLLLDTGGAPPLSPSPDHPAAQ, from the coding sequence ATGCGCGTGTTCGCCATTGCCGACCTGCACCTGTCCACGGCGCAGCCCAAACCGATGACCGTGTTCGGGCCGGGCTGGGCCGGGCACCCGCAGGCGATCTGGGACCACTGGCGCGAGCAGGTGCGTCCGGAAGACGTGGTGCTGCTGCCCGGCGACCTGTCGTGGGCCATGCGGCTCGACGGTGCGCTGAGCGACCTGCGGCTGCTGAGCGACCTGCCCGGCACCAAGGTGCTGCTGCGCGGCAACCACGACTACTGGTGGCCCACCGCCAGCAAGCTCCGCGCCGCGCTGCCCCCCGACCAGGTCGCGGTGGTCAACGACGCGGTCAGACTCGGCAACGTGGTGATCGGCGGCTCACGCGGCTGGCTGACCCCCGGACACGAACCGCTGGGCGCCGAGGACGAGCGGCTGCTGGCCCGCGAAGCCGAGCGCCTGAGCCTGAGCGTGGGGGCCGCCGAGCGGCTGCGGCAGCCGGGCGACCACTTCATCCTGATGCTGCACTACCCGCCCGCCTCGCCGCCGTACCCGGCCAACCCGCTGACGAAGGTCGTCACGGCGGCCCGACCCGACGTGGTGGTGTACGGCCACCTGCACGGCGTGGCGCCCGAACGGGCGATGAAGCATGTGGGCGGCATTCCGGCACATCTGGTCGCCGCCGACGGTCTGCGTTTCCGGCCCAAACTGCTGCTCGACACCGGCGGCGCACCCCCGCTCTCCCCTTCGCCCGACCACCCGGCAGCTCAGTAA
- a CDS encoding DUF4384 domain-containing protein: MNKTNKALSATLALGLGLTLSAAHASPAKITAQSIIVNPVVTELKVDVWTNKDATGNANPVYQKGEAISVGVKVNKDAYVYLFNVNADGAIDLFFPNGYEESNFVKAGTTRTLPGQGAKYTLNIGGPDGQDKLLALASLKALTLDDIAKFVGDQGFAQVGVKGQENLAKALSIVVNPLPASSWVTDVANFRVTGTQATTPAKPAPNVGIAPGERQDGTVDRAMADAYDRLRGEGSLGQATTHAVRWGDGWWQKFRGVGAYGDAALLHANGSSRAYAVHGAILKRYLDLARAENGATRPPSRLGWAAGDEKVIPRNAYGTSGLYGFFQNGALYSTEKYGTFWLQGPVLKTYQGLGGSGSFLGFPVRDQSLNAGAWTADFEGGSIRTVNGVPKVYRK, from the coding sequence ATGAACAAGACGAACAAGGCGCTCAGCGCCACGTTGGCCCTCGGCCTCGGCCTGACCCTCTCCGCCGCGCACGCCAGCCCCGCCAAGATCACCGCGCAGAGCATCATCGTCAACCCGGTGGTGACCGAGCTGAAGGTGGACGTGTGGACGAACAAGGATGCCACGGGCAACGCCAACCCGGTCTATCAGAAGGGCGAAGCCATCAGTGTCGGCGTCAAGGTCAACAAGGATGCCTACGTCTACCTGTTCAACGTCAACGCCGACGGCGCTATCGACCTGTTTTTCCCCAACGGCTACGAGGAAAGCAACTTCGTCAAGGCCGGAACGACCCGCACCCTCCCCGGCCAGGGCGCCAAGTACACGCTGAACATCGGCGGCCCCGACGGGCAGGACAAGCTGCTGGCGCTGGCGAGCCTCAAGGCGCTGACCCTCGACGACATCGCCAAATTCGTGGGTGACCAGGGCTTCGCGCAGGTGGGCGTCAAGGGGCAGGAGAACCTCGCCAAAGCGCTGAGCATCGTCGTCAACCCGCTGCCTGCCAGCAGCTGGGTGACCGACGTGGCGAACTTCCGCGTGACCGGAACCCAGGCGACCACCCCCGCCAAGCCCGCCCCCAACGTGGGCATCGCCCCCGGCGAGCGGCAGGACGGCACGGTGGACAGAGCGATGGCCGACGCCTACGACCGTCTGCGCGGTGAGGGCAGCCTGGGACAGGCGACCACCCACGCTGTCCGCTGGGGCGACGGCTGGTGGCAGAAGTTCAGGGGTGTCGGGGCTTACGGAGACGCCGCCCTGCTTCACGCCAACGGCAGCAGCCGCGCCTACGCGGTTCACGGCGCGATTCTCAAGCGGTACCTCGACCTCGCCCGGGCCGAAAACGGCGCGACCCGCCCCCCCAGCCGCCTGGGCTGGGCCGCGGGCGACGAAAAAGTGATTCCGCGCAACGCCTACGGCACCAGCGGGCTGTACGGGTTTTTCCAGAATGGGGCGCTGTACTCCACCGAAAAGTACGGCACCTTCTGGCTTCAGGGCCCCGTGCTTAAGACCTATCAGGGGCTGGGCGGCAGCGGCTCGTTCCTCGGCTTCCCCGTCCGTGACCAGTCCCTCAATGCCGGTGCCTGGACCGCCGACTTCGAGGGCGGCAGCATCCGTACCGTGAACGGCGTGCCCAAGGTCTACCGCAAGTAA
- a CDS encoding prephenate dehydrogenase, with protein sequence MTDATPRPPSVLFEQVVVAGVGLIGGSVALGLRERGLARRIVGLDPSPDALREAEALGVVDEVRSRPGEWLREADLVVLAAPMRALAPLAAELAPLIGPAALVTDVGSVKSGIAAELQALGVRNFVPGHPMAGSERGGVTHARAALLENAVWVLTPTEYTPLTALTRMRSLVEALGAAPVVMPPEAHDGLVATISHLPYLASLALTHMVARDERLSLLAAGGFRDLTRVASGDPVMSRDMVIENRAALREALGRFRTQLERLEADLDDPEELLAAAHEGKRTRDSLPVVRRSLLPLRHDLVVVLSDRPNQIGAVTQALGAEGVNIKDIEVLAIREDGGSLRLGLESPEDTARAAAILRGAGFEVRGRGAGA encoded by the coding sequence ATGACCGACGCCACGCCCCGGCCACCCTCCGTCTTGTTCGAACAGGTCGTGGTGGCCGGGGTGGGCCTGATCGGGGGCAGCGTGGCGCTGGGTCTGCGCGAGCGTGGGCTGGCCCGGCGCATCGTGGGCCTCGACCCCAGCCCCGACGCCCTGCGTGAAGCCGAGGCCCTCGGGGTGGTGGATGAGGTGCGCTCACGGCCCGGCGAGTGGCTCCGTGAGGCCGATCTGGTGGTCCTCGCCGCCCCGATGCGGGCGCTGGCGCCGCTGGCCGCCGAACTGGCCCCGTTGATCGGCCCGGCGGCCCTCGTCACCGATGTCGGCAGTGTCAAGTCGGGCATTGCCGCTGAGTTACAGGCCCTCGGGGTCCGCAACTTCGTTCCCGGGCACCCGATGGCCGGCAGCGAACGTGGCGGCGTGACCCACGCCCGCGCCGCGCTGCTGGAAAACGCCGTCTGGGTGCTCACCCCCACCGAGTACACGCCGCTGACCGCCCTGACCCGCATGCGTTCTCTGGTCGAAGCACTGGGCGCCGCGCCCGTCGTGATGCCGCCCGAGGCCCACGACGGCCTGGTCGCCACCATCAGCCACCTGCCCTACCTTGCCAGCCTCGCCCTGACCCACATGGTGGCCCGTGACGAGCGCCTGAGCCTGCTTGCCGCCGGGGGGTTTCGTGACCTGACGCGGGTGGCGAGCGGAGACCCCGTGATGAGCCGCGACATGGTGATCGAAAACCGCGCCGCGCTGCGGGAGGCCCTGGGCCGGTTCCGCACCCAGCTCGAGCGCCTCGAAGCCGATCTCGACGACCCCGAGGAACTGCTGGCCGCCGCGCACGAGGGCAAACGCACCCGCGACAGCCTGCCGGTGGTGCGCCGCAGCCTGCTGCCCCTGCGCCACGACCTCGTGGTGGTCCTGTCCGACCGCCCCAACCAGATCGGCGCCGTGACCCAGGCACTCGGGGCCGAGGGGGTCAACATCAAGGACATCGAGGTGCTCGCCATCCGTGAGGACGGCGGGTCGCTGCGCCTGGGACTCGAATCTCCGGAGGACACGGCCCGCGCCGCCGCCATTTTGCGCGGGGCAGGCTTCGAAGTGCGGGGTCGGGGAGCGGGCGCCTGA